TAGGAAGCTATTGCATCTTTTTCATCCACTAGTAAAAGTTGTTTGTAAATAGAAACCAGCGCAGAAATTGACTTTTCCGGTGTTTGAGGTTGGTAGTTGTTGATGCAATCGGTAATTAATTTTTGAAGTTTTTCTTGCCCTTTAAGTTTCGTCCAAGAAGTGGAAATACCTTCAAATAAATCGGTTTTCACGCTATCTCCTTTTAGAAGTTTAAAGTATTCGATGTTGGAGCCACGTTGTTTGGCAGATCCAAAGCCTTGGCTTTTATGACAGGAACGGCTTCTCGCAGCGATTTCACCATAACTTTCTCCCAGCAATGGATTAAATCCACCCACATCAATTTTAAGTTGATTATTGGCAGTTGTATTGGTTGTCCCGAAGTTAAAGGTGTTCCAAAAAATACGTTTCGCTTGCCATACTTCTGTGTATTTTAATTGTTCCGGAAATTTTTTTGGATCGGCAGCCGCATCAAATGCTTCTACTGCAAGCATGGCTGAAGCAGTATGATGGCCATGTCCGCCTTCTCCGGTTGTTGGAAAGCGACAAATAATTACATCGGGTTTAAATTTTCGGATGGCGAACACGACATCCGCCAGAATGCTGTCTTTGTTCCAAAATGAAAATGTTTCTTCCGGATTTTTAGAATAGCCGAAATCATTCGCACGGGTAAAAAATTGCTCTGCACCATCAATTCTTCTTGCAGCAAGTAACTCTTGCGTTCGTATCAATCCCAAAAGTTCACCTTGTTCTTTGCCTACTAAATTTTGTCCACCATCCCCACGTGTTAAGGAGAGATAACCTGTTCGGAGGTTTCGTTCATTCGCTAAATAGCCCAATAAGCGAGTGTTTTCATCGTCAGGATGTGCTGCAATGTACAATACACTTCCAACAGTGTTTAGTTTTTTTAAACCTTGCACAATCTCTGCTGAATTGAATGAAGCAACAGTTTGGCAATAAGAATAGGTGTTTAAAAGAAAAAAGGAGACTATAAAAAGGACTTTTAGTTTCATATGCATGTTTTTTGGTTGAACCAGATTTTGAAGGTACTAATTATTCCAATACCACTTAAAGACAGATACTGCAATTAATCTGTTAAATTATTTAAAGAAAGTTTATATTTGTAAAATGAAGGTTAAGATTCTGATTATACTCATTGTAGTCGCATCTAAAGCGGTATCACAACCCTTTGTGGATATCGTTAATTTTAATTTGCAGACATTTTCGGCCAACTATGCTGATAGCAGTCAATGGAAAAACAAAACGGATAATTATTTCTTGAATTTATTTTTACCAAAAAATTTTAAAAATGGGCATACGCTATTGGTGCGCTTAAATACCGAACATTTAAGCTCTACGATTAGTTCTGATTCGGCTTATTCATCGCAGTTATCGAGTATTTCGATGCCAATCGGAATGAAGTTTTTATGGAAAAATAAAAAATGGGAAACGGTTTTGATCGCGATTCCTAAAATTGCATCTGACTTTAAAGACAAGATTGACGCATATGATTTTCAATATGGTGGGGTCTTTATGCAACACTATGTGCCGAATGATAAATTAAAAATAAAAGCCGGGTTGTATTATAATCGTGAAGCCTTTGGAAACCTTTTTGTTCCTTGGGTTGGAGTCGATTGGAAAATAAATAAACGTGTGAGCATTTATGGTTTGTTGCCGGTAAATTACAAGGTAGAATTTAATCTGGTGAAAAATAAAGTATACACAGGGTTGAATTTAAAGGCCTTCACCCGTTCATTCCGATTGTCAGAAAAGAACAATTACGATTATGTGCGATATGACGAATTGCAAGTGAAGCTCTTTGTTGATTATTTTGTTGTTCCAAAAGTATTAGTGTTTGCAGAGGTAGGATATTCGTTGAGCAGAAGCCCTTGGTTGCATAAATATGGTACAAATGATAAAAAGGATGCAACTTACTCCTATACGAATCCACTCTATTCACCAATTAAAAATTTTCCAATCATAAGTGTAGGCTTTGCTTATCGTATGCGCTTTGATTTGGAGAAGAAAGAGGAAATAACACCTACTCCGTAATTAAAATAAATTATTAAAAGCAAATGTCAAAAAAGAAAAAAATCCTCTATATCCTTCTCTCGGTTATTATTATCATTCAATTCATTCGTCCTGAGCGCAACCTAGGAAAACGCGAAACCGAAAATACCATTTTTGTGTCCAATGAAGTAGGGCAAATTTTACAAACGTCTTGTTTCGATTGTCATTCCAATTATACCGTTTACCCATGGTATACGAATATTCAGCCAATTGGTTGGTGGTTAAATCATCATGTGAATGAAGGAAAAGAAGAATTAAATTTTTCGGAATTTGAAGCGTATTCCTTAAAACGCAAATTGCATAAGCTAGAAGAGATCAAAGAAATGGTGGATGAAGGGGAGATGCCATTGAGTTCGTATACACTCATTCATGGCGATGCAACATTAAGTGCTGAACAAAAAGAGATACTTTCTAAATGGGTGGTGGAAACCAGAAAATACCTGAGTGATACGCTTTCGAATGCGAAGTGATAATTATTATTCGCTATCAGCAATAATTAATTTCTTTACAGCAAGTGTATTGTTCTGTTCAATTAAATGAATGAAGTATACTCCACTTGGTAATTCATCTCGAGAGAGATTGATACTTTTGCCATTGATATAACCTGTTTGTTTTATCAGCTTGCCAAGTGTATTGTAAATGGAAAGAGTTGCATTGTTGAGATTTCTATTTAACTCAATTGTTGTTGAATGAGTAAATGGATTAGGGAATATGCTCAACGAATAATAATCTTGTGTTTCATTTATGTTCACTAGGTTGCAAGGCAGTATTGTGCCTCCAACATCAATAAAATTTTGATAAAAAGATTGGTAGAACATATTAGCAATAGTATCGTTATGTATTATTAATTCATTCTCATCATTTTGTGTTTCTGCCGGTGTTGTCCAGTTGTATGAACCTGTTATTACAGTTGGATCAGAAGAGAGGGTGCATGGGTCTGTAATAAGGATTTTGCTATGATAAACAGAAGTAAATGAAGAGTACACTTGAAAATTTGCTCCCAATGAAGAAGTAAGTGATGTGTATGGTGAGTAAATCATACTGCTTTGATCGATTATGCCAGTTACGTTAATCCCTTGATTTTTCTTGTTAATAATCGAATCGGAATTACTGTCTAAGGAAAATGCCAACATCCCAAAAAATAAATCGGAATCAGCATGTTGGATTGTGTTTAAAACCTTCGTGTTCGTTCCGTCTGTCGGGCTAAAATACAATTCAATTAAAGAGCCTCCAATCGTGAAATTATGAATGGTATTATCTGATTTAAATGGTCCAAATTTGGAGTTTGCAATACTAGGAGTAATTCCTACATCACCCCACATTTCATTGAATTCAGCAAGATACGCTTGGGCAAGAGCTTGGTCCTGAATGATAATTGTATTATTTACGTTCGAATTAAAATGTGTTTTTGTCCAATTCGCAGAACCCGTCCATACGATAGGGTCATTTACATTAATTGAGTTGGCATCGATAATCATAAATTTGTTGTGCATAATACCATAAGCACTGGTTGTTGGGCTACCAAATGTATTGACGCTGCTTACTAAAGGAATCATCCCTGAATTACTTTGTGAAGCATCGTATATCCATCTCACAACAACACCTCGGGCAGTCGCATTGTTAACAGCAGTTGCAATGTCTGCCATCCCACTTGTTTGCTGGTAATTATATACAGCAATGTCTAGCGTATATTTTGAGCGATTTATATAGGCTACCAAAGTATCGTCCATGCTATTGTTAAGATATATAGCATTTGTACCAGAAGAAACAGAAGTGCTAATAGGAGTGGAAAAGTAAATCTTTATTTTCCCATTTAACTGTGCTTGCAAAAAAGTGCTAGGGAGAAAGGCAAGTGTAAAAGCGAGTAAAAGAGTTTTCATAAGGGAAGTTATAATTTGGGAATCTATAACAAGCATAATGAAAAATCAATATTTTTTTAGCTAGAAAGACGATTTTATTCTTCCGAATAGCCTTATTCTTAATCCCTTTTTTTCGTATCTTTACCCTACAAAATTTCAATAAATATAATAGAATGAGCATAACAGCAGCACAAGTTTTAGATGCCTTAAAAAATGTAGATGATCCCGATTTGAAAAAGGATTTGGTGACGTTGGGCATGATCAAAGATTTAGAAGTAAATGGTAAAAATGTAAACTTTACTGTTGTTCTTACCACTCCGGCATGTCCGATGAAAGACATGATTCATAAAGCCTGCGTCAATGCCGTTTTGCATTTTGTAGATAAAGAAGCCGTTGTAAAAGTGAACATGACCTCAAATGTAACATCTGGAAAAGTAAATACGGGTCCGTTGTTACCTCAGGTTAAAAATATTATCGCTGTTGCATCCGGTAAAGGTGGAGTAGGGAAATCTACGGTAGCTTCCAACCTCGCTGCTGCCTTGGCAAAGCAAGGTGCTAAAGTAGGATTGGTGGATGCTGATATTTATGGACCTTCTCAAACCATCATGTTTGATGTGGTGCACGAAAAGCCAATGATTAAAGTGATTGACGGAAAAAATAAAATTATTCCAGTTGAAAGTTACGGTGTGAAATTATTATCCATCGGATTTTTTGCAGATACATCGCAAGCCATTGTATGGCGTGGGCCAATGGCTGCAAAAGCTTTGACCCAAATGTTTGCGGATGCTGATTGGGGTGAACTGGATTATATGATTATCGACTTGCCTCCGGGTACTGGTGATATTCATTTATCTTTGGTTGGTGCTATTCCATTGAATGGAGTCGTGATTGTTAGCACTCCTCAAAATGTGGCTTTGGCTGATGCACAAAAAGGGGTAGGGATGTTTCAAATGCCTTCCATCAATGTCCCGGTATTGGGCATTGTAGAGAATATGGCCTATTTTACTCCTGCTGAGCTTCCAAACAATAAATATTATATCTTTGGTAAGGACGGAGCGAAAACGTTGGCAGAAAAGCTGGGTGTTCCATTATTAGGCGAAATTCCTTTGGTTCAAAGCATCTGTGAAGCCGGTGATGCCGGTCGTCCAGCTGTTTTGCAAGAAAGTACGCCACAAGCATTGGCATTTATGGAAATGGCTAGCAATGTTGCACAGCAAGTATCGATAGTAAATAGTCAGAGACAATTGGTCACTAGTAACTAGTTGATTTGTGAAGTGTTGAAAAATAAGTAGTGATTCGTATTTAGTATTTTTCGTAATTAATATTCGTAATTCGTTGGTGTATGGTTGATTTATCAAAAAAAGTAGAAGAAGCATTGGATCAAATTCGCCCCTATTTGCAAGCAGATGGCGGTAATGTATCGTTGGTTGAAATTACTGACGACTTTGTTGTGAAAGTTGAGTTGCTTGGAGCCTGTAAATCTTGCTCTATGAGTATGATGACAATGAAAGCCGGTATTGAAGAGTCGATCAAAAGAGCCGTGCCTGAAATAAAAAGTGTGGAAGCGGTTAATTTATCCCTGGCAATTTAAGTATATAGTCCAGCGCGCTTTATCGACTCCGCTCGAAATGATCGCGCAATTGTCATTGCAAGCGGAGTAACGTATGAAGGTAAAATTTAGATTTTAAAAGACAATGAAACACCTAGTCATTCAGTCACCTAGTCACCTAATCACTTTTTTATTTATCACGCTATCACTTGTGGCTTGTACTCCCGAAATAGAGATGCCGGAGCCCAATGCAGGAGATGCCGATTTTTCTAAAATGATTGCCGTTGGTGGAAATTATTTAGCAGGTTATCAAGATGGTGCATTGTATGAAAAAGGACAACGACTTTCTATTCCTGCTTTATTAGCCGAGCAATTTAAGTTGGTGGGAGGACCAACATTCGGACAAGCGCTAATGCCCGACAATAATGGATTGGGAGTGAATAGTAAATTGTGGGAAAGTTGGTTTGTAACACCGAGTCATCTTGGAAATAAAACAAACTGTCAAGGTGTTACTTCTTTATCACCAATAAAATATACGATTGCTACATCCGCTGCAACGCCTTATTTAACAGATATGGCCGGTAATAGTGTTCAAAATTTAGCAATTCCGTTTGCGAATCTTTCAGATTATACAAATCCTGCGTTTGGGTATAGTTCATTTACCGGAAATACCAATCCGTATTATGCACGTATTGCAAGTGATCCGGGAGTTTCTACATTGTATGAAGATGCTCGTCAACAAAATGCAAGTTTTATTACTGCATGGTTGGGCATGGAAGATATTTACAATTTTGCTAGTAGAGGAGGTATTGGAAATCCAATTCCATCAGCAACCACCTTCGCAAATTATTTGGATACCATTTTGGGTGGATTAACTGCAAATGGCTCCAAAGGTGTTATTGCCAATATTCCAGATTTCAGAAGTTATCCTTTTTACACATTAGTAGCTTGGGATAATGCCGTTTTGGAGCGTCAATCACAAGTTGATTCGTTAATGGATATTTATACACTTGCGGGGTTAACGCATTTGAATTTTGCATTGGGTAGAAATGGTTTTATA
This window of the Bacteroidota bacterium genome carries:
- a CDS encoding heme-binding domain-containing protein; protein product: MSKKKKILYILLSVIIIIQFIRPERNLGKRETENTIFVSNEVGQILQTSCFDCHSNYTVYPWYTNIQPIGWWLNHHVNEGKEELNFSEFEAYSLKRKLHKLEEIKEMVDEGEMPLSSYTLIHGDATLSAEQKEILSKWVVETRKYLSDTLSNAK
- a CDS encoding T9SS type A sorting domain-containing protein codes for the protein MKTLLLAFTLAFLPSTFLQAQLNGKIKIYFSTPISTSVSSGTNAIYLNNSMDDTLVAYINRSKYTLDIAVYNYQQTSGMADIATAVNNATARGVVVRWIYDASQSNSGMIPLVSSVNTFGSPTTSAYGIMHNKFMIIDANSINVNDPIVWTGSANWTKTHFNSNVNNTIIIQDQALAQAYLAEFNEMWGDVGITPSIANSKFGPFKSDNTIHNFTIGGSLIELYFSPTDGTNTKVLNTIQHADSDLFFGMLAFSLDSNSDSIINKKNQGINVTGIIDQSSMIYSPYTSLTSSLGANFQVYSSFTSVYHSKILITDPCTLSSDPTVITGSYNWTTPAETQNDENELIIHNDTIANMFYQSFYQNFIDVGGTILPCNLVNINETQDYYSLSIFPNPFTHSTTIELNRNLNNATLSIYNTLGKLIKQTGYINGKSINLSRDELPSGVYFIHLIEQNNTLAVKKLIIADSE
- a CDS encoding Mrp/NBP35 family ATP-binding protein, whose amino-acid sequence is MSITAAQVLDALKNVDDPDLKKDLVTLGMIKDLEVNGKNVNFTVVLTTPACPMKDMIHKACVNAVLHFVDKEAVVKVNMTSNVTSGKVNTGPLLPQVKNIIAVASGKGGVGKSTVASNLAAALAKQGAKVGLVDADIYGPSQTIMFDVVHEKPMIKVIDGKNKIIPVESYGVKLLSIGFFADTSQAIVWRGPMAAKALTQMFADADWGELDYMIIDLPPGTGDIHLSLVGAIPLNGVVIVSTPQNVALADAQKGVGMFQMPSINVPVLGIVENMAYFTPAELPNNKYYIFGKDGAKTLAEKLGVPLLGEIPLVQSICEAGDAGRPAVLQESTPQALAFMEMASNVAQQVSIVNSQRQLVTSN
- a CDS encoding NifU family protein → MVDLSKKVEEALDQIRPYLQADGGNVSLVEITDDFVVKVELLGACKSCSMSMMTMKAGIEESIKRAVPEIKSVEAVNLSLAI